From the Gadus chalcogrammus isolate NIFS_2021 unplaced genomic scaffold, NIFS_Gcha_1.0 GACHA072, whole genome shotgun sequence genome, the window ttgtagggcttctccccggagtgcgttctcatgtggctcttcaggttCTCTTTCTTACTGAAGAGCTTtttgcattggtcacacttgtagggcttctctcCGGTGTGAGTCgtcatgtggctcttcagctTGTCTTTCCGAATGAAgagcttcgtgcattggtcacacctgtagggcttctccccggagtgcgttctcaggtggatcttcaggtgttGTTTCCGACTGAAgggcttcatgcattggtcacacttgtagggcttcaccCCGGAGTGAGAACTCATGTGGAAACTCAGGGAGGACCTATGACTgtagcgcttcgtgcattggttgCACCCGTACGGCCTCTCGTCGGGTTGTGTCCTCATGTGGAtgatcatattggcattgttgggaataacctttccacacaagacaccgggccggcccttgcggccgccctgatgcccagtcagctcctcaaggcggacCAGCCgcacgctgcagttcaggctcttggccacgctgcgGTCCAcggacagcgagctcaaggcctccgGTTCTGACgtggtgaagagggtgtcatggccgtccaccgccagtgggccctccccttttccgtagacgctcaggatccacagctccccgttgtgactggccatgtgggaggagccaggggcgtccacacccagactctctgaggtgtcgccgcgctgcgtgctacggtctctgatgtcattgccttcttcagagaggaaaacaaagacagagaaagtaATGGTTTGAATTCATGATTTGCACAAAGGGATACAGCATGTACTTTTACACACTGGTGTATTGGAAGAAGTATATTTTGACACTTTCTTTCTAACGTCTTTTTGATTATTATGTATTTCCCTTGTTCCCCttgggggggtcaagggtcaaaggctCCAGCTGAAAAGGCACCGCTACGTCTCCGCCTTTTAAGGATGTGGGGAGGTCATAAAGACACAACCCAGGTCATCTGTTGTTTCCTATCACCTGCTTTaccaatactgtagttataCTGGGAATCAGAGCGGATTCAGCATTCCTGACACCTGCCATGAAGAAGATGGAAATCATTCTACTATAAACTGTATAGTAGTCCTTGTGTTTTAGAAGGGCtttggtcatgatgcttttcaaaagaggaccaggctttttagcgcaggtagaatcgagtacattctcagttggtaggttgtttgcttgcatggatgcaatgtgtattactaacctacagcgggaatgcctccaccaatatcctcttcaaccttgattgaaatggtgtctggggtctgctgctttccacataaagaaggaaacacacacaagacaaatTCTTTAatttgcacagaatagttgttaatCCCCACCTACGATAGACAGGGTGCCCCCAGCCTGTTCTGCCGGCGTTTTGAATTCGCCCTgtagaagggtctggagaagagcaaatcatttctttctgcttccgatacgtttttggagAAGCCAATCACCAAGTTGGCGTCTCCCCCTGGCgccctattggctggtttaacacaatgacgactgggaagcgacggcaagcagccatttggggacagagtcagttgaacaagttgatcaagcctcttgtgctgaagacaatgacagcagcttccccagacctaagtgcaatctacgattgagcttacACTTACGACTCATTAAATGATAAAGGACTGTGCTTTCTATGGatgtgtgctggagttgtaacagaggacacctctcatttggatgctgaataagaagatgatttccaacctgcacactcagctcctcgtggcagaccagccgctcgccgcgctccaggctcttggccgcgctgtggtccgcagacagcgagttcagggcctccacttcggacgcggtgaagagggtgtcatggccgcccaccgccagtgggccctcccctttaccgtagacgctcaggatcttcagctccccgctgtgactggacatgtgggaggagccagggccgtccacacccagactctccgaggtggcgccgcgctgcgtgctgcggtctccaaaggcttcgcagtcttctgcagagggagaaaaaaaaaaaaggcccagTAATTGTTTTGCTACACTGTGGAAGTGTACATGAAATAAACAATTTAAATTAGTgcatgcaacattgacacagagagTTTTAATTGTGTACTGCAGTGAGAAAGGGTAGCCCCCCCTTTTCACATACATATGACACTACCCGCAACACATAACGgatcaacacgcacacacgcatccatCGGTTAATGTCGAGTATCACGCACGGTGCCGGCAAACCGGGTCTCGTCATGAGACACAGCGATCACAAACGACAAAACCTTTCACTTACTTGCATGTCAACATCCTCGCAATCGGTTAGGTACCCGCCGATATGCACCATGACCCATTCTCTGCCGTTAACCCATACATTTTGCgggacacaaacagacaccgaCAGCCACACCCACTTCCTGGGTCCCTAAACATCTTGAACCCCGGGCAACACGAGCACCTGGAAAATGCAGCACTTCATTGCCTGATTGGGATGCAGGAATATGACTAtttgtaaggggggggggggggggggggggggggagactttATTTGCACTATGTTTAATTATTACAGTATTTGTAAGTGTATGGTCGAATATCATTTCTttgttaaataaaaatgtattatggTACATGGGTCTGTGAACCCCTATGGTAGTTGGTGTCTACCAATTTAGTTAATTGTTCGGCTTTATTTAAGCCCGGTATTTTCTGCTTTCGAGGAGGGTTGGTGGAGGCAGAGTGAGACGGCTTGCTGGTACATGTTCTGTGATTCTCATGTTGTTTGAACTTTGCTAGTGAGCAACCCTCTGGTTgatttttggtttgtttatgaCAGTATTTTGTCTGGCTTAGCCATTTTCCCTTTGGAAGCACGGTAAGTAAATAAGTCCTTGAGTAGGACGCTACTCAAGGACTTCATTGCGTCTTCACCGCTACATCCCGAAGTGGAAGTGAGTCGGGAGGCTCATTTTCAGATGCAGACAAAGATtcagagttttggagagggatgtctcctccagcaccctccccccctagactcaaagctcaagcggaggccaggtggaggacactgaacgaacaccagcgcaaaatgatcgGAGCACAACATGACATCTGAGACTAGCgcaattattctattttgacaaTAGCAAGcgacaacgtgtccttccctgtaagctgatcagctaacattcatacattttgatttcattgatgtttgagaataaTAAACCAGCTAATGTGATATCTGtcctgaaacccttctgggctcttgactgattccatctttgaaatgcaactcccaagtttgactcgtgtttaacagggcgctggtcatgatgcttttccaaagagctTTTTAGCGCAGTTGGAGTCTAGCATCAGCTTAGAATCTATGCTGCCTAGAATCTACTACATCAAAAGTAAATGTACTCAAGTTGGAAAGTACAtaccttcacttttaaaatgggtCTGCAAAGTCTTTAAGGAGAGCCGTGTGGCTACAGTATGTGTTTCCAGGTGGTCTGTatggcaggcaacatcccttgagagaagctgctgaatgtaagCACTTGATGTGCTGGCCTGTGTAGAGACAACAAGGTCAAATTAGTACTCAATGTATTACTTTGTATTccaggtgcaagttgtaagaagacataagataagcatgtttagtgaattacagTAGCCTAACTCAAAATTAGATCTATGAAATGATAAAACGATGTTACATCATTTGTTTATTTGCATAGTTCATATATCTTAAAACTTCATCTCAATACAATTAGCCTACATCAAGGTATTCAGAAACCTGTAAATAACCCATGgatttgaatcaggtgtgaAGGGGAAAATATGAGTGGGCCCTGGAATGGCAGTCCAACCCGCAACTCACTACCTGTGAACTCGTACCAGATCGATGTATAACATTATGCTGCGTTCCGGGGACACTTTTTAGACCGTAAGTTACGAGCTGTAACGGAGGTCATCGATCTGGTAGAGGGTTGTGAAAACACGGGTTACCTGGATCGCACCATATTTATTTAGGTAGAGTTAACGGGCCATAATTATCGCATTAGTAAAACGCTACAACTACTGCGGTCACGTAGCTGGAAAAAGACAGTTGTATTCATTTGTAGAAGGGTGAGCAGACATTCTTAAAGATTCGGGacattcccttggtatccaagcagtagagatcagtgTCTGTACCCCCTTTGCTGAACTTTtgcccattctcgtgtgatCCCCCTGGTTTGCAGAGGTGCACGCTCAGtcagaacagttatccaaataacaaagaagtgtccAACACTCGCATTACAGTgcgtgtattcacacacatacctgatGCCATCTACCTTTACATTAGAGACAGTAACTGGGCTGGTAGCTGTAGAGCTAATGCTAGGgtaacaaggtaaccatatacagtaaagcaacacaatgatatagCGGTAGTTGACTTACTTGTccgaggtttgtagctgagccgatGAGTGTTGGTACTGAAACGGACTCCATTTCCAGACGTTCAGCAAGTCCAGCTTTGTATCGGaccaagttgaggaagcagtcgtcTGTGAAATGTTTAGCGCAGACTGACTCATTTCCAGAGAAAATTAAATTAACCCACCGGTTCTTCAGCGGCTCGGATGAGGGAACTAAAATTATACTTTTGTGTTAATTTGCACATCCGAACACTGAGCAACTGCAATGCTTGCAAGCTATGATGTCTCTCCAGGAAAGAATTAtgtgtgtgctgagcccacacggtcgtagctcattttCTCATGGGTGGTCGGgacaaattctctgggcgggcagagcagagaaaggggaggtaacctttacccgtatttttccttttcttctaTTTTGtaacatgttttaaaaatacaaacaaagaatGACCAATAAAATGCaagaattaaaataaaaacaaacaaatgggaTCATCAGGATCCTATGCAACAAATACAGACTTAGATAATACAGTTCAAATAATACCGTTTTTTATaattgtgatgatgatgttcagctcttggttaaaaaaaagcttttgaacaaaacaataacaaaattgTTGAACAGATTAATTGAAACCATCAAACAAGGAATAGCAAAATAGAAATTCACTGCTCCAGctcgtaataataataatttatttttttgttttaattttacattttaacCCTTTTGCAATGGTTCCTATTGGTGGTTTGTTGGATACACAGGTTCCTCTCTGATGAATGATTAAAAGAAAGGCATGAGACCATTTATCAGTCATGATTTAGTACTGTTATTGCATGTggtaccactagagggcggtGACTCCCCCTCGGTGCAGTTCACCTACTGAACTGCACAGACGctcatccgcacacacacacacacacacacacacacacacacacacacacacacacacacacacacacacacacacacacacacacacacacacacacacacacacacacagtaggcaaGTAAACAGAGAAAAAGTAGAaaaccccacacaaacacaaccgctGTTAATGAACACGCAACATTGTTCATCAACgacgactgcttcctcaacttggtCCAATACAAAGCTGGACTTGCTGAACGTCTGAAAATTAAGTCCgggatcagtaccaactctcctcggctcagctacaaacctcggACAAGTAAGTGAAGTGAACTACCGCTATGTCATCGTGTTGCTTATGGTTACGTTGTTACCCTCATAATGTTGCTGTAGCATTAGCTCTAcagtgtgatggaaaatctacatgttgtattgttttaatctatgtatgaatttaagttttgttgctattctgtgtaattttaaaTAGGGCCTAGGTTCTACTCCTTGTGGGTCATCTAAAGTGTAAAGCCATCAAGGGTTGAGTGATGCATTTTGATTGCCTGCTCTTTCTGTTATCTTTAAATCAGCTTTCAAGCAATGCTTTGATGTATGGGTTAGGtggcacggccgctaccccctccaatggcatccAGGGCAGCtacagttgtaaagataaccatctgctACACAAAGGCTTTTCTTTATTGGGGGACACACCCCCTCCTGAAAGCCAACCGAAGTGAATAAGATCTCATTGATTCAGACACTcggtggacttgtctgagcgtaccttcagagaatgaagtaacacgcaaagaggagctcccatctggggcctcagattattgtaatgtatgcctgttatgttgtttgttgatgcatgttgtgatgtatctttgttcgtacttttattacaaatatatgaccactaattgtctacaagtattgtgtgcttttttgcattcaaatatctcatctgtttagacgcaatatctgacacagaaattgccacgacagtttGGGGGCTTGTCCgggatatctaacctgaagattctACGAAATATCGCTCCAAAACAGGTCCGAGTCGGACTCGGTCCCAAAGCTCTACCccgcctccaggtgactgtaaccagactaatggggtcgaggagagagtgcctgtgggggataaactagtggttcttcagtacggtatccaaagcaaaaagaattcgagcaggtgagatcacaaTACTTGTTTAAGCTACAATAAATCTGTTACGAAAACGGTATATACTGTTTTGGGAACGTATATTCGAACAAATCGGCCACGTTCGAACTTTGTTATAGGAACATACGGTAAAGCAACTCCGGTAAAGTTCCGtcaatatataggcctataggttatatatgtaacagaaagggcaggagggtctgtcaaaacggtaaagggaaacccgttaAGCGCTGTTGgggttatatataaataaataataataataggcattcattaataaatatatgtatatgtgtgtagtaacaaggaggtttcggcgatattagataatttgttaaataataactagtgtaaaaggatctaaaatatggggaacaaatctggaaaaacggagataacgggacctgcgaaggtgatgttggagaagcatggtgaagcggctctggagggtttaaaatattggtgcaaactgggttttcctgaaatggggagttttagcttaaaacgGTTGTTGAAgttttaattatgttggtgtgcatttcatttgagggaaagagagagccaggatagagaaaaaaaaatcagccagggacagagagcgtagagagtgtaggaATATTTTTATCTCAATTTCACCCGAGAtgtagacccggacctggactgcaccggcggaccgcgtgcgaatcccccttcacctccaccgtaTGACGACAACGCCCAGGCCGCCGCCCCATCATTCAACCTCTATCCAGACCTCACTGCAAAGGAGGCACCCGCTAACAGCGCAACAGGGGTTATGGCAGTCCggcatacgttttccgtgcatggagacccagtgacattaaggacatagcaGAATGTCTCCCGGACCCATCTACAGTGGGAGGGGAATCCCTCGCTACAGCCAGTCTGGAAATGGCCCATCACCCATCGGCGAACCACGCCAAGTCAAACTGGGCCTACGGTGGGGTCGTATTCAAGGCGACATTCCCGGGAGAGACCAAGCTGATATAATGTTCGTGGAGGCGCCGGACGGCAAGGACGACCACAGGAAAGTGGGGAAGCACAGAGGCAGGCCTGCTTTCGTTGTGGCGTCATGGATCCTTGGTTCAACGATTCTCCCAAAAGAATCGACAAAGACAATGGAAGGGCCGGCTGGCAGTTCGCACCTtcccgtgaagtgactgtgaatcatccaagaggcagaggtggaagggggcattcgcattgacgggacgcgggagcagaccaggtccaaggagcaggtatgagcaccataacacataacacaaccaaCCAAATGATTGTTGTATGGTTCACCAGCCTTAAGCGAGCTAATCAGCTACATTTAATATTagatatggttattttaaacaaagggctattgtagacagtggatactcgatttttacaatctatcacaaccaatttaatggtcaaccatatcacacagccatgacatgaccccaactgacccagactaatcccgactgacccccactgacaacagaagtgtattgcctaatattgaaaatgcagatttttatattatgatattttgttaatgttttatggccaaaatggcaacaaggtgaattaatgaacgtatgagagagattggaagaagtatgtgttatggaaggagaagagatagataagaacgtaaggcaagacaagataaggaaaggggtggagagaaagataacccatctgcatcaagttttgttcaaatagatccggacctggacaacgctcctcctcctcctgctttcagcccgaccagtggcccaatacagtgcaaataccccacgtcacaactcctctgcatcagactttatgaagttacagaccatgggaggcccacctgaagagctacggaacggtctgctggacgacacaaggagacagtccagcaggaccaaagcaccagagtggtggcctccatggtgcctgtgtagccacaaggaagtggcctgaacattgagacaaaggagggtctcagagacgggagagacgtggggacaggcacttcaaaggacagcccgTGATGCAAATGAGAGGcagaaggcagagagagaggtggaggcgtgtccaggcggatggagagaagagcagtgtccaggcggatgtaaagtatcgcactagacacagcattAATTTCTTacatctgaaaggtttgaaaggaaaagtagtttgaaggatcaaagacaagtagaaaagttgaaagttaaagaaatgttttttttagaatTAAATTAGAAGGTTTTTGGTGCGCTCGCAACAGcaagccatgcttacaggcctgggctttccctTATAATGGTAAATTGACACATGGGAAAGTTCATGCGTCaaaaggggggatggggagcccacaacaacaaccttgggtataccaaagcaaaccaaaggaGATAAttactcaaaaaaaaaaattaaacaaaccccatgtaggtccctcagagacatcatgaaggacaatgggaaagagaagaggaataccgtttaaatgttgggttatactgtgtgttattaatactgactggattgacaattaatgtttagagtagtaaacattaagtgcttgccaactactcatgtgtttgtatcacggaagcagcattaaggacacatcaaataagaatatttttgtttagaaatgtttttaaaaggtagccttgtttctttgttttagttttttttctgtttttatttttatgacttttgaatatatggaaacagatgacttgattgtgatgtcaggtgattttatgctaccttctgtaaaagcgaacggtggtataaatagtctgaacaaactcctataaaagcggagaagtgctgatggtcggacatgatagatttttgaatttgtgattataaaataatcaaaggggggattgtgatggaaaatctacatgttgtattgttttaatctatgtatgaatttaagttttgttgctattctgtgtaattttaaaTAGGGCCTAGGTTCTACTCCTTGTGGGTCATCTAAAGTGTAAAGCCATCAAGGGTTGAGTGATGCATTTTGATTGCCTGCTCTTTCTGTTATCTTTAAATCAGCTTTCAAGCAATGCTTTGATGTATGGGTTAGGtggcacggccgctaccccctccaatggcatccAGGGCAGCtacagttgtaaagataaccatctgctACACAAAGGCTTTTCTTTATTGGGGGACACACCCCCTCCTGAAAGCCAACCGAAGTGAATAAGATCTCATTGATTCAGACACTcggtggacttgtctgagcgtaccttcagagaatgaagtaacacgcaaagaggagctcccatctggggcctcagattattgtaatgtatgcctgttatgttgtttgttgatgcatgttgtgatgtatctttgttcgtacttttattacaaatatatgaccactaattgtctacaagtattgtgtgcttttttgcatccaaatatctcatctgtttagacgcaatatctgacacagaaattgccacgacaacaGCTAACAGCCCAGTTACTGTGTCTAATGTAAAGGTAGATGGCatcaggtatgtgtgtgaatacacgcactgtaatgcgagtgttgtacacttctttgttatttggataaccgttctgacTGAGTGGGCACCTCTGCAAACCAGGGGGATCACACATGAATGGGCAAAGTTCAGCAAAGGGGGTACAGAcactgatctctactgcttAGATACCAAGAGAATGTCCCGAATCTTTAAGAATGTCTACAAATGAATAAAACGTTGTATAGACCCTGCGTTCTATATACGTTTGCTGTTATCAGTGTTTTACGATGTTTCACGTGTGTTAGTTTGATATTAAAATCTTTATTGAACGTATCGCATTTCAGACTCAATCGACGTCTGCTGCAGCTTTGTTCTCGTCGTCAGAAGATGATCCACCAGTCAGCACCAATGATGTCAACACCAGTCAAGCATCCTCCCTCTGGCCAAGCACCGTTTGTAAGTTTGTACAGCATATTGTCTCTAATTGAATTGTAAAactactgtaatttgttgaatttaacattgaaaataaacctCTTGTTTTATAGTCACCCGGCCTCAATACCAGTGCCAGTAGCCTTGAATTGAAGCTGGTGAAACCGACGAAAGCTATGAGCCTGAGtcaaccctcacccccacatCGGCGTCGTCATCACAAGATGAATCTGTAAAGGACTGCCGTGAAAAGATTATTGGCAATGAATTCAGCCTCATGTCACTATTCAAATTCAAACATACTTGTGAGAATAGATGGCCCTTTTCTCTCGCATATTAACAGCCAAGTTAACGGCAATACACTATGGGGGAggtggacatgtctgcaaggaACAACAATCTACACAACAAAGTattcagtcgattggcctggcctggcgcgtttccactgcagggtgcggaacggatcggatcgcaaaggtgcgggtcgggtcgcgtttccaccgccaaaagtgggcgtgacccagactttgccgtacccgttccggccccattctcgggactcctccgttgcggtacccaaaacgagaccagacgcctgaaagggtcccgtgaaattctagctacaccccccctccgttgattggtcgacagaatcgtcacttccgggtgacgcggggataaaaacaaacaaacagtagcctcgaggtattattctttacaattaacatgtcgcgtaaaaagcttgcttgggcgaacaaggaggtggagacgttcgtctgcattcttggggaggaagacgttgtttacgatgtttacgtagctgccgcggcgatcgacatccggcctaccaccaagggtactgtcggcagtggaaacgcgacctcggaactgagctgggctacaccgccccctccctaccgcacctttgcgatccggtccgttccgcaccctgcagtggaaacgcggcagtATCAGACTTAATGGCTCCAGTAGGAATGCAAATGTGAACTATctttatggggtcagaacagtctcattcaataattcacaaatgtattttctaccCATGACACAATTCTTTCATTTgtgaataaaaaatacaatgtaTCTCCTGCTTTGTCGACAGCAAAGTTCAACATTATAAACTTAGAAGGAGGTCACTGATAGGCAGCTAACTTATAGTGCAATTTAGACTTATAATACttaataaaaatgaagtatGACCGTTATTCTGACAGGGCCTATTGTTTTCATCTAAGGAAACAGTAGCTTAGTAGCTCCGCTTGTGAAACGTTGGTCGTCCAATAATATTATTTCTCGAATATACACTTGGAGCaacactactactacaacaacGTGCATTTGAACAATTTATTTcaagaaatataaacaaaaatatatgtaaacaATGAAACTTATAGTTCCTACGGAGCATCGTCAGCTTCTTGGTGCCCGCACTACTGGCCGTCTAGAGCTGGATATTTTAGTCGGATGGTCTGCACGACGCAAGTAGGTAAAACGACACGACAGCCTCTGCCCAATCTCTCGCCTTGCAGGACCCATTCCAGAAAGTCCCGGTAGGCTGAGcctgcaacccggtatcacgcaattgcgtgctcctgcgcacgaacgttaatctattgaagcgtgttcccgagcacgatagtccgactttttgcgtgttacacaaaacgaaatgtaaaccaatgcattctgaatgggagtgttctaagacaattaacgtgctccacaaaacggtacgagagagagagaaagagagagcgggagggacagagagagagagagagagcgagagagagagagagagcgagagagaggcttcagaaagggtgtgcgcagatagtacagtgcaccctagtttatgccaaaacctatatatataattaggctgtggaaattgcaataagttaagaacacaacttcgcacgttgagcacacagccgtgtgactcgtttattttgtaaaaaagaaaaccggaaaacaaagcgtgctgaaggtaaacaaatccagcatggtctgtgacgtcatgagacgcacgtaatccttagggaccgcgatccctgaaccaccaagaacgtaaatgacatgcagtaaacaacaacacaattgaaagaacaacacataacgaaatactgtaggtgaattatgttacggtcactacaaggctataattatattatttagcgtgtaatgagacatctatagccaaattgtcgaagatgcccgagaatcttcggggatatcagcatgggaaatcggcgaatcagacccatgaaggggggggggggggggggggggggggggacacgtttgttgagggggggggagacacgtttgtagggggggggcacgctcgacaacgagagttggtttttattgaacgctcgacaacgagagttggtttttattgaacgacacttcaacacggaacagctgcacgaaacgatggtcacgtcactctcggtgacggtgtcgacaataatgaacacacgaacaatgttaatagaacaacacacaaccacataacatcccgaacccattaaccccacttaatcctaacaacaaaacaagttaacaaaagccccatttgtcaaatgagaaccccaattcccagaatcccccgcggctccggaacacagcgtagcttatattaatctttattatctgaa encodes:
- the LOC130378347 gene encoding zinc finger protein 235-like, with protein sequence MESVSVPTLIGSATNLGQASTSSAYIQQLLSRDVACHTDHLETHTVATRLSLKTLQTHFKSEEDCEAFGDRSTQRGATSESLGVDGPGSSHMSSHSGELKILSVYGKGEGPLAVGGHDTLFTASEVEALNSLSADHSAAKSLERGERLVCHEELSVQQTPDTISIKVEEDIGGGIPAVEGNDIRDRSTQRGDTSESLGVDAPGSSHMASHNGELWILSVYGKGEGPLAVDGHDTLFTTSEPEALSSLSVDRSVAKSLNCSVRLVRLEELTGHQGGRKGRPGVLCGKVIPNNANMIIHMRTQPDERPYGCNQCTKRYSHRSSLSFHMSSHSGVKPYKCDQCMKPFSRKQHLKIHLRTHSGEKPYRCDQCTKLFIRKDKLKSHMTTHTGEKPYKCDQCKKLFSKKENLKSHMRTHSGEKPYKCDQCAKRFRKNTNLKRHMKTHTGEKPYRCDQCTKHFGQSDHLKSHMKTHTDEKPLRCD